From one Verrucomicrobiota bacterium genomic stretch:
- a CDS encoding HPr family phosphocarrier protein has translation MDQTAENDSKERLVEVINKMGIHARPAAMIVRISNRHNAEVYVEKDGEMVNGKSIMGLMMLAAGQGSKLKFIANGPGAQEVLDDIEKLFKDKFNEG, from the coding sequence ATGGATCAGACTGCAGAAAACGACTCGAAAGAAAGATTGGTTGAAGTCATCAACAAGATGGGCATTCACGCCCGTCCCGCTGCTATGATTGTCCGCATATCGAACAGACATAACGCAGAAGTCTACGTCGAAAAGGATGGTGAGATGGTTAACGGTAAAAGTATCATGGGGTTAATGATGCTGGCAGCAGGCCAAGGATCTAAGCTCAAGTTCATCGCAAATGGGCCAGGCGCCCAAGAAGTTCTCGACGATATCGAGAAACTGTTCAAAGACAAATTCAACGAAGGCTAA
- a CDS encoding TatD family hydrolase, with the protein MTYFIPSGPCLKLFEEDWSGNISAPFEWLLRLIYTAPFASVSNCMSDAFSIIDSHCHLDRFFHKEELDRTIGDAREAGVDRLVTIGTSDEDWQLYQDLSSQHPGIIDYTVGLHPCNVDENWEQQIQQLKAFFQKDGPRPVALGEIGLDHFHLPKNDEEKAGELKAFQVAAFRVQLKIANELDCPVVIHSRGAFDDCMEELDAAEINWSKVVFHCFVENVRAIRILNERGGRGSFTGIITFKNAEDVREAALAQGIEKLMVETDAPYLAPIPHRGKLCLPSYTALTAKYCAKLFNVSEVDLANITRNNTEAFYGLE; encoded by the coding sequence ATGACCTATTTTATCCCGTCAGGTCCCTGTTTGAAATTGTTTGAAGAGGATTGGTCGGGGAACATTTCAGCTCCTTTCGAATGGCTTCTAAGGTTGATTTATACTGCGCCCTTCGCCAGCGTTTCGAATTGTATGTCGGATGCCTTCTCCATTATAGACAGTCATTGCCATCTGGATCGGTTTTTCCACAAGGAAGAATTGGACAGAACAATAGGAGATGCTCGCGAGGCAGGTGTGGATCGATTGGTAACGATAGGGACGAGTGATGAGGATTGGCAACTCTACCAGGATCTAAGCTCACAGCATCCTGGAATTATTGATTATACCGTCGGACTGCATCCTTGCAATGTGGATGAAAATTGGGAGCAACAGATTCAGCAACTAAAAGCCTTTTTTCAAAAGGATGGGCCACGGCCTGTGGCCCTTGGGGAGATTGGTCTTGATCATTTTCATTTACCCAAAAATGACGAAGAAAAGGCTGGTGAGTTAAAGGCATTTCAAGTCGCCGCCTTCCGAGTCCAATTGAAAATTGCAAATGAGCTGGATTGCCCCGTAGTCATTCATTCCAGAGGTGCATTTGATGATTGTATGGAGGAACTGGATGCTGCGGAAATCAATTGGAGCAAAGTTGTTTTTCATTGTTTCGTCGAAAATGTCCGAGCAATCCGGATATTAAATGAGCGGGGAGGGCGCGGCTCTTTTACAGGAATCATCACCTTTAAAAATGCAGAAGATGTTCGTGAAGCGGCGTTGGCTCAAGGAATAGAAAAGCTCATGGTCGAAACCGATGCCCCTTATCTTGCTCCCATACCACATCGCGGGAAGCTCTGTTTACCTTCCTATACCGCCCTGACCGCAAAATATTGCGCGAAACTTTTCAATGTCTCAGAGGTAGATCTGGCTAATATAACTCGAAACAATACCGAGGCCTTTTACGGACTTGAATGA
- the trxB gene encoding thioredoxin-disulfide reductase → MENVIIVGTGCAGLTAAIYTARANLNPLVIEGNQPGGQLTTTSEVENFPGWPEGIDGYSLMDNLRKQAARFGTRFENNMIDSVDFSGDVKILRAGSKTFEAKTVIISTGASPRLIGLESEKRLFGTGGVSTCATCDGAFYRGMDVVVVGGGDSACEEAIFLTRFASKVTLIHRRDELRASKIMADRTLANEKIEMCWDSAVTNIEGVEEKAVSGVSVKNLKTGEEKTIPCKGAFIAIGHIPNTKAFADTLKLDGNGYFVAEAGSQVKSSIGGIYVAGDCVDHVYRQAITAAGMGCQAAIEAERWLAERE, encoded by the coding sequence ATGGAAAATGTTATTATTGTCGGAACAGGTTGTGCGGGCCTAACAGCTGCAATCTATACAGCTAGAGCTAACCTGAACCCGCTGGTCATCGAAGGTAATCAACCTGGTGGTCAGCTTACGACAACCTCAGAGGTAGAAAATTTCCCAGGCTGGCCTGAAGGGATCGATGGCTATTCGTTAATGGATAATTTGCGGAAACAGGCTGCGCGGTTCGGCACGCGTTTTGAAAATAACATGATTGATTCGGTAGATTTTTCCGGCGACGTAAAGATTCTCCGAGCTGGCAGCAAAACCTTCGAAGCCAAAACGGTTATCATTTCAACCGGTGCTTCACCTCGACTTATTGGTCTCGAGTCAGAAAAACGACTGTTTGGGACTGGCGGAGTTTCAACATGCGCTACCTGCGACGGCGCATTTTACCGGGGCATGGATGTGGTAGTGGTTGGCGGAGGAGATTCTGCCTGTGAAGAGGCAATCTTTCTTACGAGATTTGCATCCAAAGTTACTTTGATTCACCGTCGCGATGAATTGAGGGCTTCCAAGATTATGGCAGATCGGACGCTGGCGAATGAGAAAATCGAAATGTGCTGGGATTCTGCCGTTACCAATATCGAAGGCGTAGAGGAAAAGGCGGTTTCAGGAGTATCGGTCAAAAATCTGAAAACAGGCGAAGAAAAGACAATTCCTTGCAAAGGGGCATTCATAGCGATCGGACACATCCCAAACACCAAAGCATTCGCCGATACTTTAAAACTGGATGGTAACGGGTATTTCGTTGCTGAGGCCGGAAGTCAGGTAAAATCCAGCATTGGCGGTATCTATGTAGCAGGCGATTGTGTGGATCATGTCTATCGGCAAGCGATTACTGCCGCCGGGATGGGCTGCCAAGCAGCCATAGAAGCCGAGCGTTGGCTGGCCGAACGAGAATAA